In Oncorhynchus keta strain PuntledgeMale-10-30-2019 unplaced genomic scaffold, Oket_V2 Un_contig_1495_pilon_pilon, whole genome shotgun sequence, a single window of DNA contains:
- the LOC127918818 gene encoding LIM domain only protein 7-like isoform X3 codes for MSATSMKSDRSMDSPRYFKEREKVSQPKAEPGEPCDICSERRAMKLCLTCSVYYCEKHMRKHFIIQALRRHVMVDVTEEVVLQRNTSEKKRREEQEEEGRRQGQEEGLRWQTRKEDFREEERGHQEAAEQQCREKESEREREKESEREREKQQLSIWDSYGCTDQVQPETSRVDRAKSKSIPELDHVEEPEITVTSSDRLGEASWIKGQQTLPKVQLETQQILPKVQLETQQILPKVQLETQQILPKVQLETQQNLPKVQLERQQNLPKVQLETQQILPKVQLETQQILPKEQLERQQNLPKVQLERQQNLPKVQLERQQNLPKVQLERQQNLPKEQLERQQNLPKVQLETQQILQMKKKVRLRNDDSWIRQRSTSKPPATGPIRKGKSLDNLDICSSWHSSWTPESTSSILNYSWPHSGLNSYIGRVGGHSGSATMSSLSMSSLRGAGIGSNQSSWSQHSPSPSSSSSSPSPSTGPKSQSFLSVHESSRTVSGKEMCTLCDTALVEGAAMVIESLGLVYHLTCFKCINCKSELLGASEVGAEVRIRNRRLFCDSCYVIEKWTVNLREKRVKRFSEVKARCTSSVVS; via the exons ATGTCAGCAACATCAATGAAGAGTGACCGTTCAATGGATTCCCCTCGTTatttcaaagagagagaaaaggtctcTCAGCCAAAAGCAGA ACCAGGAGAACCATGTGACATCTGCTCTGAGCGCAGAGCCATGAAGCTTTGTCTGACCTGCTCTGTCTACTACTGTGAGAAACACATGAGGAAGCACTTCATAATACAAGCACTGAGGAGACACGTCATGGTGGATGTCACTGAAGAAGTCGTACTACAGAGAAACACCtcggagaagaagaggagagaggagcaggaggaagagggaaggagacagggacaggaggaGGGGCTGAGGTGGCAGACGAGGAAGGAGGACtttagggaagaggagagggggcacCAGGAGGCTGCGGAACAACagtgcagagagaaggagagcgagagagagcgagagaaggagagcgagagagagagggagaagcagcaGCTATCGATATGGGACTCCTATGGCTGTACTGACCAGGTCCAGCCTGAGACATCCAGAGTAGACAGGGCAAAGTCCAAATCCATTCCTGAGCTGGACCATGTGGAGGAACCAGAGATCACAGTGACTAGCAGTGACAGGCTGGGTGAGGCATCATGGATAAAGGGCCAGCAGACCCTGCCCAAGGTGCAGCTGGAGACGCAGCAGATCCTGCCCAAGGTGCAGCTGGAGACGCAGCAGATCCTGCCCAAGGTGCAGCTGGAGACGCAGCAGATCCTGCCCAAGGTGCAGCTGGAGACGCAGCAGAACCTGCCCAAGGTGCAGCTGGAGAGGCAGCAGAACCTGCCCAAGGTGCAGCTGGAGACGCAGCAGATCCTGCCCAAGGTGCAGCTGGAGACGCAGCAGATCCTGCCCAAGGAGCAGCTGGAGAGGCAGCAGAACCTGCCCAAGGTGCAGCTGGAGAGGCAGCAGAACCTGCCCAAGGTGCAGCTGGAGAGGCAGCAGAACCTGCCCAAGGTGCAGCTGGAGAGGCAGCAGAACCTGCCCAAGGAGCAGCTGGAGAGGCAGCAGAACCTGCCCAAGGTGCAGCTGGAGACGCAGCAGATCCTGCAGATGAAAAAGAAAGTCAGACTACGCAACGACGACAGCTGGATCCGCCAGCGTTCCACCAGCAAGCCTCCTGCCACCGGACCCATCAGGAAAGGCAAGTCTCTCGACAACCTGGACATCTGCTCTTCCTGGCACTCGTCGTGGACACCGGAGAGCACCTCCTCCATCCTCAACTACAGTTGGCCTCACTCTGGCCTCAACAGCTACATCGGCCGGGTCGGAGGTCATTCCGGCTCAGCcactatgtcctctctctccatgaGCTCCCTCAGAGGAGCCGGGATTGGAAGCAACCAGTCTTCATGGTCCCAGcactctccctcaccctcctcctcctcctcttccccctccccttctaCTGGCCCCAAGTCCCAGTCATTCCTATCCGTGCATGAAAGCAGCAGGACAGTGAGTGGCAAGGAAATGTGTACGTTGTGTGACACGGCGCTGGTCGAGGGAGCCGCCATGGTCATCGAGTCCCTGGGGCTCGTTTATCATTTGACGTGTTTCAAATGCATCAACTGTAAGTCCGAGCTGCTGGGCGCATCGGAGGTCGGAGCGGAGGTCAGAATACGGAACCGACGGCTCTTCTGTGACTCCTGCTACGTGATTGAAAAGTGGACGGTCAACCTCCGTGAGAAACGAGTCAAAAGATTTTCAGAAGTAAAAGCGAGATGCACCAGCAGTGTTGTTTCCTAA
- the LOC127918818 gene encoding LIM domain only protein 7-like isoform X1 — MLRVSLFWFSVPSSCMSATSMKSDRSMDSPRYFKEREKVSQPKAEPGEPCDICSERRAMKLCLTCSVYYCEKHMRKHFIIQALRRHVMVDVTEEVVLQRNTSEKKRREEQEEEGRRQGQEEGLRWQTRKEDFREEERGHQEAAEQQCREKESEREREKESEREREKQQLSIWDSYGCTDQVQPETSRVDRAKSKSIPELDHVEEPEITVTSSDRLGEASWIKGQQTLPKVQLETQQILPKVQLETQQILPKVQLETQQILPKVQLETQQNLPKVQLERQQNLPKVQLETQQILPKVQLETQQILPKEQLERQQNLPKVQLERQQNLPKVQLERQQNLPKVQLERQQNLPKEQLERQQNLPKVQLETQQILQMKKKVRLRNDDSWIRQRSTSKPPATGPIRKGKSLDNLDICSSWHSSWTPESTSSILNYSWPHSGLNSYIGRVGGHSGSATMSSLSMSSLRGAGIGSNQSSWSQHSPSPSSSSSSPSPSTGPKSQSFLSVHESSRTVSGKEMCTLCDTALVEGAAMVIESLGLVYHLTCFKCINCKSELLGASEVGAEVRIRNRRLFCDSCYVIEKWTVNLREKRVKRFSEVKARCTSSVVS; from the exons ATGCTGAGAGTTTCTCTCTTCTGGTTTTCTGTTCCCTCCAGTTGTATGTCAGCAACATCAATGAAGAGTGACCGTTCAATGGATTCCCCTCGTTatttcaaagagagagaaaaggtctcTCAGCCAAAAGCAGA ACCAGGAGAACCATGTGACATCTGCTCTGAGCGCAGAGCCATGAAGCTTTGTCTGACCTGCTCTGTCTACTACTGTGAGAAACACATGAGGAAGCACTTCATAATACAAGCACTGAGGAGACACGTCATGGTGGATGTCACTGAAGAAGTCGTACTACAGAGAAACACCtcggagaagaagaggagagaggagcaggaggaagagggaaggagacagggacaggaggaGGGGCTGAGGTGGCAGACGAGGAAGGAGGACtttagggaagaggagagggggcacCAGGAGGCTGCGGAACAACagtgcagagagaaggagagcgagagagagcgagagaaggagagcgagagagagagggagaagcagcaGCTATCGATATGGGACTCCTATGGCTGTACTGACCAGGTCCAGCCTGAGACATCCAGAGTAGACAGGGCAAAGTCCAAATCCATTCCTGAGCTGGACCATGTGGAGGAACCAGAGATCACAGTGACTAGCAGTGACAGGCTGGGTGAGGCATCATGGATAAAGGGCCAGCAGACCCTGCCCAAGGTGCAGCTGGAGACGCAGCAGATCCTGCCCAAGGTGCAGCTGGAGACGCAGCAGATCCTGCCCAAGGTGCAGCTGGAGACGCAGCAGATCCTGCCCAAGGTGCAGCTGGAGACGCAGCAGAACCTGCCCAAGGTGCAGCTGGAGAGGCAGCAGAACCTGCCCAAGGTGCAGCTGGAGACGCAGCAGATCCTGCCCAAGGTGCAGCTGGAGACGCAGCAGATCCTGCCCAAGGAGCAGCTGGAGAGGCAGCAGAACCTGCCCAAGGTGCAGCTGGAGAGGCAGCAGAACCTGCCCAAGGTGCAGCTGGAGAGGCAGCAGAACCTGCCCAAGGTGCAGCTGGAGAGGCAGCAGAACCTGCCCAAGGAGCAGCTGGAGAGGCAGCAGAACCTGCCCAAGGTGCAGCTGGAGACGCAGCAGATCCTGCAGATGAAAAAGAAAGTCAGACTACGCAACGACGACAGCTGGATCCGCCAGCGTTCCACCAGCAAGCCTCCTGCCACCGGACCCATCAGGAAAGGCAAGTCTCTCGACAACCTGGACATCTGCTCTTCCTGGCACTCGTCGTGGACACCGGAGAGCACCTCCTCCATCCTCAACTACAGTTGGCCTCACTCTGGCCTCAACAGCTACATCGGCCGGGTCGGAGGTCATTCCGGCTCAGCcactatgtcctctctctccatgaGCTCCCTCAGAGGAGCCGGGATTGGAAGCAACCAGTCTTCATGGTCCCAGcactctccctcaccctcctcctcctcctcttccccctccccttctaCTGGCCCCAAGTCCCAGTCATTCCTATCCGTGCATGAAAGCAGCAGGACAGTGAGTGGCAAGGAAATGTGTACGTTGTGTGACACGGCGCTGGTCGAGGGAGCCGCCATGGTCATCGAGTCCCTGGGGCTCGTTTATCATTTGACGTGTTTCAAATGCATCAACTGTAAGTCCGAGCTGCTGGGCGCATCGGAGGTCGGAGCGGAGGTCAGAATACGGAACCGACGGCTCTTCTGTGACTCCTGCTACGTGATTGAAAAGTGGACGGTCAACCTCCGTGAGAAACGAGTCAAAAGATTTTCAGAAGTAAAAGCGAGATGCACCAGCAGTGTTGTTTCCTAA
- the LOC127918818 gene encoding LIM domain only protein 7-like isoform X2, which yields MLRVSLFWFSVPSSCMSATSMKSDRSMDSPRYFKEREKVSQPKAEPGEPCDICSERRAMKLCLTCSVYYCEKHMRKHFIIQALRRHVMVDVTEEVVLQRNTSEKKRREEQEEEGRRQGQEEGLRWQTRKEDFREEERGHQEAAEQQCREKESEREREKESEREREKQQLSIWDSYGCTDQVQPETSRVDRAKSKSIPELDHVEEPEITVTSSDRLGEASWIKGQQTLPKVQLETQQILPKVQLETQQILPKVQLETQQILPKVQLETQQNLPKVQLERQQNLPKVQLETQQILPKVQLETQQILPKEQLERQQNLPKVQLERQQNLPKVQLERQQNLPKEQLERQQNLPKVQLETQQILQMKKKVRLRNDDSWIRQRSTSKPPATGPIRKGKSLDNLDICSSWHSSWTPESTSSILNYSWPHSGLNSYIGRVGGHSGSATMSSLSMSSLRGAGIGSNQSSWSQHSPSPSSSSSSPSPSTGPKSQSFLSVHESSRTVSGKEMCTLCDTALVEGAAMVIESLGLVYHLTCFKCINCKSELLGASEVGAEVRIRNRRLFCDSCYVIEKWTVNLREKRVKRFSEVKARCTSSVVS from the exons ATGCTGAGAGTTTCTCTCTTCTGGTTTTCTGTTCCCTCCAGTTGTATGTCAGCAACATCAATGAAGAGTGACCGTTCAATGGATTCCCCTCGTTatttcaaagagagagaaaaggtctcTCAGCCAAAAGCAGA ACCAGGAGAACCATGTGACATCTGCTCTGAGCGCAGAGCCATGAAGCTTTGTCTGACCTGCTCTGTCTACTACTGTGAGAAACACATGAGGAAGCACTTCATAATACAAGCACTGAGGAGACACGTCATGGTGGATGTCACTGAAGAAGTCGTACTACAGAGAAACACCtcggagaagaagaggagagaggagcaggaggaagagggaaggagacagggacaggaggaGGGGCTGAGGTGGCAGACGAGGAAGGAGGACtttagggaagaggagagggggcacCAGGAGGCTGCGGAACAACagtgcagagagaaggagagcgagagagagcgagagaaggagagcgagagagagagggagaagcagcaGCTATCGATATGGGACTCCTATGGCTGTACTGACCAGGTCCAGCCTGAGACATCCAGAGTAGACAGGGCAAAGTCCAAATCCATTCCTGAGCTGGACCATGTGGAGGAACCAGAGATCACAGTGACTAGCAGTGACAGGCTGGGTGAGGCATCATGGATAAAGGGCCAGCAGACCCTGCCCAAGGTGCAGCTGGAGACGCAGCAGATCCTGCCCAAGGTGCAGCTGGAGACGCAGCAGATCCTGCCCAAGGTGCAGCTGGAGACGCAGCAGATCCTGCCCAAGGTGCAGCTGGAGACGCAGCAGAACCTGCCCAAGGTGCAGCTGGAGAGGCAGCAGAACCTGCCCAAGGTGCAGCTGGAGACGCAGCAGATCCTGCCCAAGGTGCAGCTGGAGACGCAGCAGATCCTGCCCAAGGAGCAGCTGGAGAGGCAGCAGAACCTGCCCAAGGTGCAGCTGGAGAGGCAGCAGAACCTGCCCAAGGTGCAGCTGGAGAGGCAGCAGAACCTGCCCAAG GAGCAGCTGGAGAGGCAGCAGAACCTGCCCAAGGTGCAGCTGGAGACGCAGCAGATCCTGCAGATGAAAAAGAAAGTCAGACTACGCAACGACGACAGCTGGATCCGCCAGCGTTCCACCAGCAAGCCTCCTGCCACCGGACCCATCAGGAAAGGCAAGTCTCTCGACAACCTGGACATCTGCTCTTCCTGGCACTCGTCGTGGACACCGGAGAGCACCTCCTCCATCCTCAACTACAGTTGGCCTCACTCTGGCCTCAACAGCTACATCGGCCGGGTCGGAGGTCATTCCGGCTCAGCcactatgtcctctctctccatgaGCTCCCTCAGAGGAGCCGGGATTGGAAGCAACCAGTCTTCATGGTCCCAGcactctccctcaccctcctcctcctcctcttccccctccccttctaCTGGCCCCAAGTCCCAGTCATTCCTATCCGTGCATGAAAGCAGCAGGACAGTGAGTGGCAAGGAAATGTGTACGTTGTGTGACACGGCGCTGGTCGAGGGAGCCGCCATGGTCATCGAGTCCCTGGGGCTCGTTTATCATTTGACGTGTTTCAAATGCATCAACTGTAAGTCCGAGCTGCTGGGCGCATCGGAGGTCGGAGCGGAGGTCAGAATACGGAACCGACGGCTCTTCTGTGACTCCTGCTACGTGATTGAAAAGTGGACGGTCAACCTCCGTGAGAAACGAGTCAAAAGATTTTCAGAAGTAAAAGCGAGATGCACCAGCAGTGTTGTTTCCTAA